Proteins encoded in a region of the Psychromicrobium lacuslunae genome:
- a CDS encoding MarR family winged helix-turn-helix transcriptional regulator — MADLGHLLHDIVMHMDRDADARLSPLGLTLRRFVAMTVIAEHPGITSRQLAAPLGISEPAVSQALKPLAARELIYDASPQGSGRSINWQLSSEGERLFSEARDRLGNDFDDLVRRTGLNPDLLAGQLQSILNELKKPIGEK; from the coding sequence ATGGCTGATCTTGGACATCTTTTGCACGACATTGTGATGCATATGGACAGGGATGCGGATGCGCGCCTGTCGCCGTTAGGGCTTACTCTTCGTCGTTTTGTCGCGATGACCGTGATTGCTGAACACCCGGGCATCACCTCGCGGCAGCTGGCCGCACCGCTCGGCATTAGCGAACCTGCCGTTAGTCAGGCGCTCAAGCCGCTCGCGGCAAGAGAGTTGATCTACGACGCTTCACCGCAAGGCTCAGGGCGCTCAATCAATTGGCAACTCAGTTCCGAGGGCGAACGCCTCTTTAGCGAGGCGCGCGACCGGCTGGGTAATGATTTCGACGATCTGGTCCGTCGGACCGGTCTCAACCCCGATCTGCTAGCCGGTCAGCTTCAAAGCATTCTCAACGAACTCAAGAAACCCATAGGGGAGAAGTGA
- a CDS encoding DUF998 domain-containing protein: MAIIWPILASLFFAVRLVLMVALHLVPSGYHPIKHAFSDYAVGPTKRLAALASFSNTLAWCALAVAIASWPGEWSYRGAAVFQLVALAVLSVAVVFVPTDLEGEKRSIRGVIHYAVAIATFALAYSLTGDTARWSAGFAPDWLSGSLTALSWLALVGLIALCAGLVLPLLRPYFGGLERIFLFSITVFYLLLSIALTFFRT, translated from the coding sequence ATGGCAATCATCTGGCCGATACTGGCTAGCTTATTTTTTGCGGTGCGACTGGTGCTCATGGTCGCCCTGCACCTGGTTCCTAGTGGCTATCATCCGATCAAACACGCTTTCAGCGATTATGCGGTGGGGCCAACCAAGAGACTCGCGGCGCTAGCCTCGTTCTCGAACACCTTGGCCTGGTGTGCGTTGGCGGTCGCTATTGCCAGCTGGCCAGGGGAGTGGTCTTATCGGGGCGCTGCTGTTTTTCAGCTCGTCGCCTTAGCGGTGCTCTCCGTTGCGGTGGTCTTCGTGCCGACCGACCTTGAAGGCGAGAAACGCTCGATCCGCGGCGTGATCCACTATGCGGTGGCCATTGCGACCTTTGCCTTGGCCTACTCGCTGACCGGCGATACCGCGCGCTGGTCAGCCGGTTTCGCTCCCGACTGGCTGTCGGGAAGCCTCACTGCGCTGAGCTGGCTGGCCTTAGTCGGGCTGATCGCACTCTGCGCGGGCCTGGTGCTGCCGCTGCTGCGGCCTTACTTCGGCGGTCTTGAGCGGATATTTCTGTTCTCAATCACGGTGTTTTATCTCCTGCTCAGTATCGCCCTGACGTTCTTTCGAACGTAA